ACGAATTCCTGCGCCTTCCGCGTTCACGCACCTGCTTTCCTAGACTCGGCTGTCCTCCCTCGTCAAGTGTCTTCCGTGAGTCAGCGCAGATGCGTTGTGGGGGAAGTGGATTAAGAGGCACTCACCGTATCCGCGCGCTGAAGGGATCCAGACCTGTCGTCTCCACATCGACACCCATGGAGAGGCGGACTTCGCGTTCGTCGCTTCCGTCATCATCCCCTGCAGCGCCTCCACTTTCATCTTGGCGCCGCGCAGCCTCGCCGCCTGTCTGTGCAGCCGTGGAAccttcccttccttcgcTGGAACTGGGGAAGCCGCTTCCGGCGCGCGCGCCGCACTCGGCGTCTCCCCTGGACGCGCAGTCTGCAGAGCCTGTCCGTTCTTCGCGCgacctgtgcatgcgcgcgtcCTGCAGGCGTTCCGCGGAATACCGCGCATCGTCTGGGTGGACGTTCTCGAGAAGTCTGTACAAGAAAGGCGCGAGTTGCTTcattttgcatgcagagtcgaCCAGAATGAAATCCGAGCGAATGTAGTCGGCCGGCGGCTCCAGCGGCTGGGCCACCATGAGCCGGCAGGCGTCGCTGTGGACGTGAGGTTCCTCGTGCAAAaacgttccttctctgtcgtttcctgctacttctccgtcgtcttgTCTTTTCAACTCCGGCGCGGGAGTCAACACATGTTCGAGAGGAACGAATTTGACAGCTGGAACTTCTTCGGTCTCTTGCGCGAGGTTGAGGCCTCGCTCAGGACAGTCTTCGAACGCGCGCGACAGATCGCCCCTGTCAGAGAaccgcgtctctccgccgctgcttcttcgttcttcttcgccatgAAACGCCCCGCTCCCAGAGTCTCCCGTATCGGTTGACGCCGTCGCGCCAGTTCCGCCTCGACCTgccctctcgttcttcttcgcggcgcGTTTCCTgacctcgtccttcttctttctctcaaAGTCGGCAACCACCGCTGCCGCAATGCGCTTCATCGACGGATGCCTTTCGAGAATTCTCCGGAGATCCTCAAACACCGCCGCCTTCGTCCGGCTCGCTCCACTCATCTTGACAGGCTCTGTCAGCGGCAATGCATGCGCCAGTTCTCGCAGGAGAGGCATCGGCGAGTCCGGAGACAAGACAAAGGAACTGTGGGGGCGCACACAAGCCGCTGGACGGTCTCCCGAGGTcgcagacgacggagaagaaagagaagcagagggagaagaagctgcgttGTTGAGAGTGTGACGAACCGAAGTCTCCGCAGCGAGCTCGAGAGACCAAGATGGTTgctgaggagacgaaaacggcTGCTGAGGAGACGACTGGCCctcggggagagaaggcgaggacgcggGGACATGAACCAAGttgggagaagagggagagggtgCAGACACGGAGGCAGTCGAcggagatgcatgcagagcgttAGCTGGAGCCTGAGAAGTCTTGGGCGTCAAAGAAGACAAATGCTCAGTTGAAAGGGATGGCGGGTGAAGAAGCGTCGACGAAAGTGGAGGTGCAGAGTGCCTCGAAGTGACCTGGAACGCGGAAGAGCCTCCGGAAAACGATCGTCCCGACACCCCGCCTCTGCAgcacaaaagaagaagcaagtgGTTGGGCGTCGCTCGTTTTCGACCGAGAACGGCGAATCGAGAAGCAGGCAAAACTGGATATAAAGCCGACAAGTCATCCGTTGAAagtgagagacgaaagccTTTGTTTCATGTCCTGAAAGCATGCGCTTGCAGCTCCAGTGTTTCTGCGTCCACACAGTCAACTGAAGCGATACGCTTCGTCAAAAAGAAAACGTTGGACGCCATTCGCCGTAAAACATATATAATCCAGAATCACGTACGGTGTTTTTCTCACCTCACCCACAGAGGCGACTGTGTAGAAAAAGACATTTCAAAAAATAGTTTTCGAAACGCTTCACGCATCAGTAATGCGTCTACTCTCTCCTCAGACGCCGTCGACGCCTGGGCTGCCTCTTTCTGGTGTACAGATACCTGAAGATCACTCTTCCTCTTGACTGCTCTCTCTGACTACCTGAGTGTTTGTACAGTAATTCCATCAGTTCATGGTGGACGCGtcagagaacgcgaaggcaACGCCCACATGCGGAAGGCGCTTGCGCACACAGCAACTCGCCAAAAAAATGTAAGTTCCATGATTGTGTTTGAAGCGAAATCTTCTCTTGAACTAGGCGAAGTTCCCCTCGGCAAGCATGTCCAGTGTGACGTTCAGACGAACTGCAGCTTCGTTTTCAACGCTTTGTTGATCAACGGagtctcgtcgtcttcgaggCAATTGCTACCTGCGATCGGAGATTGGGACGCTCGCGAGTGTCGTCGCGTTTGAGACCTCAgggcgctgtctctgcagctggtCAAATGCATGCGCCATCACGGGACCTGACGAAATCGAGTCCGAGGCGTTCGAAAGCTTTTCGGACAGGGTCGAGAATCCTGCGGCCGcctccgcatgcagcgacgcgTCGCCCGAGTcgagaaacgtttttctGTTCCGAGAAATCGTTTTTTCGACCGCTGGTGGGTGCAGCGAGGCCCGGAGCGCGGCCTCCGCCTCAAGGTCAACGTGTGAAGGAGAGAGTTCCTGTTGGAAGACAACAATCGAGAACCTTTCAGCGCGGATGTACACATTCGGAAAAAGCGCATGCGCATTTGCGCTCGTGGCTGTCTatgcagaggaaaacgagtgTGTTCAAGGCATATGGAAACGAGAACCTGTTCCTcaaaaagacgaaacaagGAAACATTGAATTCCGCCCCGCATGCCTCTATGGTTTGCGTGAGGTGTCTATACACTTGAGGCGCTGGAGAGCCACAACGAAGCGCTCTTGAAAATCGCTCTTAAAACAGGATTTTCGAGGTGTCGAAATGGCCTGACTGCAGCAGCTGGactcctgcatgcacgttgTTTCtgccgtttttttcgatgttcttctctcgcgtctctcgccccTCTTCGATTTGAAAGAGATCTGCTTCAATGTTTGCCTTCTCAGTACTTGCCCGGATCGTCAAGCTGTTTCTGTTGAAGACGTAAGGAACATTTCCGAGTTCACCGGAAAACCGATTTTTCCTCAGCTCCAAGTAATTCGTCACGTGTGCGCCTTCGCCGGCGGGCGGGACTCCTGAGCTCTCCAGTCCTCCGCCGCCTCGACGAGAAGTCCGCGACGAGGCAGAGCCTGCCTGGGCCGCCGTTCTGCGACGACGCTGAAGAATGATGACGTTGTCTGCTTCTTGCGTCGACTTGACCGAACCGAAGACACTGGACAACCCAAGAGGCGCGTCGTCATCCTGACACGCCGCCGAAAGTATGCAGAaaagtcgaagaaaaacgttCAGCGTCAAATGAGAGAACCTCCTGAACCTCCTCCGGGCATACGCGTTCAAGGAGGGACTCGACCAGAGAACGTCTGAACGTTTGAATTTTCGAGACTGTGGGTCTGGTTCTGACTCTAGGGAAAAGCGTTGAAAGAGTCTCACCCGAGTCCAACCAGCTTCGCACGTCGAATGGACGGACAGATCAGGGAACGCAAAGACTCAGACACACAGGCCAGACAGTCACCCCAGAACGCAGTTCCTTTCCACCGTCAACGTCACGCGGTTTCCCCGGacgtttcctcctttccgTGAGTTGCTCAACTGCTGGAGTTGCGAGGCTTTTTCGACCCGATCTGTCGTCTCAGCTGTGCTCCTGCGACACCCGCGAAGAAGCGTCCCCGACTCCTCCCATCATTGTGTTCCCTCGGTGCTTGAGCGTCTCTCCACTGCGCTCCAAGAAAGCGTGAACCGAGAGAGTTGCGAGGACCTCACCTCCTTTCTGGGGTGAACGACGATGGAGATGTGGACATTTTTGACTGTGGCGAATCGCCTGAACTTCTCAATTGCAGAGTTTTGCATGTCCCAAACTTCATGGCCTCGGGCCTGCCCACTCAACATGAACTGCAAGTTGTCGAGAACAACATGGCCTACGTCCAGGACGTAGCACGCGTAGTCCATGGCGTCGAGGACCTGCAAAGCAGACAGTGCGCAGAACGGCAGGTTCCACAGCGACAAAGGGCAGGGTTTCGACActagagacagagagagacagagagacagagagagacagagagtgaGACAGACGAGTCTGACTCTCCTGCCCGACCATGCCGGGTGGAAAAGCGTCCTATTTCGAAAACGGAAAACCATTCAGATGTGGAATCACGGCGCGCATCACCAAGCCAGCCGTCCGTCACGCGACGGAAGTTGACTCGTGTCTGAGGTTTTGGAAAAAGATGAGAAACAGGTGACTAGGGCAACGCGAAGATTCACACGCCTCGCTTTGAGGGTCTCAGGCAGTCGACACCGGCGCGGCTCTGTGCGGTCGGTCTGCGAGAGGCGCTTATCGTTCTCAAAGCGATTGCAGCCAACATGTAACTCTCGACCGAACAACAAACCTcaacgcgttttctttccattCTCCACGCcacagaggggagagagggtgTGTTGTGTACAGTCCTCGAGCACTGCCGTGTCCGCCTACGCCCCGGAGATCCTTTATCCCGAAGTTCCAGGATTGTTTTGCCGAGTTCCTTAAAGAAATTTATTTCGTCCCCTAGATTTGACTTTTTATTCTGCATTCCAGTCTGCTGTTGAGTCTCTTGGACTACGACGAATGGGCGCACGAACGCCTGTACTTCGAAATTCACATTTCTCTCCCATGTTTTCCGACACTGGAAAGAGCCTCGTCTGCCCCTCTCTGTTGCAGAAACACTGCTTCTCTTATCTCGCAGGAATTGGCTGTTCTCGCTCCTCGTGAATGCCGCCTCCTGCTTGGATTCATCCCCATTTCAGCAGCTACAGGACGCGTCTAGGATGTGGGGACGACTCTCCCGGTGCGGGGTCGCCgggcaagagaaaaaaaaagagttTGCAGAGGGGGGGAGtgcagaagcggagacgctGCGCTTGGACTTGCCTCGTCAACATGAGTAGATCCGTGGAACTTGAGGAAGTACAAAGGCAAGTGTGCAAACTTGTCTGCGAAAAAGTCGAAGCGCGCGCGGTCGCCGTCGATCTCGCCTCCACTGAACTGCCGGAGCATCGTCTTCATCAGTCTGCGCCAATgtcgaaacagacgaaagaaagagaaaaaaagcaaagaaaaaatGCTCGCGAGAGAACGTGTGGAGGTGCCTGTGCActcgaacgcatgcagtgacgGCATATCAAGAACATGAAAAAGCTCAAACTCAAAATGCGCTCTGGACCAACGTCCGTTTCTGCGCCACCCGTCTCTAGACAACCaacggaaagaaaacacaTGGAAAAGGGACAGCTCGAAATTTTCACACCCCGCAACAGTcccttcatatatatatatatatatacacgtatatatatatatatatgtatatatatatatatatatttagatagatatatagatatatagatacgtggatatgtgtacataggtatatatatatatatacatatctagATACAGctatttatatgtatacgcaTGTATTCAGTCCTGTATATGTGGCTATATGCTTACGGACGCATATAAACCTACACGGTTTTCAAGACCTTGTCACACTTGTGAACAAGTGACAGACGTGAGTATCCCTAAGGATGTGAGTTTACAGCGACAGCGCGAAGAGGAATCCCGCGTTATCACGATTCGTTGCGGAAACGTCACGCCTCTTGAGAAAAAACTCGACGGCGACTGTGAATTTGTTCAGCACTGCGCATGCTACAAGCGGTCATCTACGAAGAACCGTTTTTATCGAAAGTGATGAAAAAGCAGAGTCTTTTAGCTCACATATAAAGGCCCTGGAAAAGCCGAGGCGTCTATACATTTCAACGCGATTCTCccgcgagcgaggaagcaCACATGTTTGTAGCTGAAGAAGTCTGTTGACATATTCCTTTTACTTAAGAAGTGAAACGGGACCTTTCCTGAAAAACGATTTCGTCTCCCGAGCGTCGCCGGAAAAGCGTTCGAGTGAAACAACAACTTATGACTGCATGTTCTCCTCTACTGAAAGAGATGCTGAACTACGAATCCACCACACTCTGAGATGAGGAGGCATAGACGTCTCTGTTCGAAGGGGAGGTAGACACTCCTGTCCGTCTGGACCTCTGTCCTCTCGCGAACGGACAGCGACAGTGTTTGAACTTTACCTCTGGTCTTCTCAGAGGCGGCACCGCCACAGCGGTTCCTCACCTGACGTTGTTTACTTCGAAAGATCCCCAGAGAGTCGGCACTCCTTGCAGACAGAAGTCAATGGAAAGTTGAGACAAGATGGTCGTCTTCCCCATGCCTGTGCCGCCGGTCCAGACCGACAGTTCTCCTCTGCGCAAGCCTCCTGTGGGCATACACCCGAAGAAAAGTCGTTCCAAGtgacgagagacaaagaccaTTCGAGCGAATGTGAAGTTGCAATTGTCTTTATAGGTGGATTTGAAAAACGGTGAAAGTATGAAGCAATACGAGCCGTTCGTGCTTCTCTGACGATGACGCACACACCGGCACAAGGATGAGTTGAAAAGGACCGCAGAACATCAACAGAACATAAAGATGGCAGGCAGGATGCGGCCAGAGGCAAAGGAGCAATGAATGACAAAGAATGGATGCACCTTAGTTCCTGAAAGCGTTTCCCCTGTAATACTTGTACGTCAGCCCAACCGTTTGTCACGATCTCGTCTCATAGGTAGGAGGCTCGCAAAGCTCCAGAGACAATACGAAtcttgctgcatgcgctcaaAAGAGACTTCTTGAATTCTCAAGACCATAAAGATGTGGAACAGAGGGGTCGCGGCACTTCATCACAAACCCAGcagcgtgcatgcacccgaGAATTCGTGCAAAGAATAGACGAAAAAATACAGAAAAATAAAGTAAATGTCATTCCGGAAAAACACACATACGAGCACATCAATACAAAGACACCTTCCACGCCATGTGTCTCTGAGAAAGAGTCAAATCACCTGAACagctctctccctttttcagAGAAGCAGATCAAATGGTTTGCCAGACTTCTCCgattcgtttttcctgtttctcaaGAAGCACAGTCCCCAAGCATCACTGCTCGGCTCTCAGACgttgctttctgtctctgcttgtttTCGACGCCCCAGATCCGTCCGCGTTCTCAACTGTCTAaggcgcgtctctgctcggGCAGATGTGAAGCGCAGCGTCGCTCTTCACGAACTCTGAAAAACGTCCACGTTTGTCTTACCAAGCAATCTCGTGAACGCTGGCAAAGTCACACTCGGCACTCCCCTGACGCGACCTAAAAATAAGAGCACATATTTTCAAATTCGTTGCCGAGCGCTGTTCTCTTATTTTAAATGCGTTTAAATTTATTTGCAAGCGTTTTTACTTTGATCCAAACGCGTTGCATCCTGCGAACCGTGTTCATCATCAGTTCCTTCGTGTATTCTCACATGGCTTCAACCTCGATTCTTGATCTTCTTATCCTGGCCACAGTCCTCCTCACCTCTCCAGCGACATCTTGACCCAAATCGAATTTTCTGAATCTCATTCACAATATGCTAGATGGCCTGCCTCATCTGTTGATCATTCTTTCACGTCTCATTCGTTTATATTTATCTTTAAATTTGTCTAACGGCATCTCTAGTTTTTATCTCATCCCTTTACGCTTGTTTTATCTCATTCAGTCTTCCTTGGCCTCAACTTCCTCGCTGAACATGCCTTCCTCCTCATCGCGCTGCTGGCGTCGGCACCTCGCGGGCACTGTGAAAAGTTCAAAGTCTACCGTGGATTTCCTTCCACGTTACAAATGTAAATATCGATGCACACACCTACAGaaatacatgcacatacgtACATAAAAATATGTATTTGTTTTTCGAAGGAGCGACCTGGATGCGTGAGTCTCTGGACCGAACtagcgaaaaaaaacatgGCGCGCGTTCGACGTACCGGGATTCATGACCTCGTCGAAGACGCTGTTTCTCAGATCCCTGAAGGTGAGGATTTGTGCGTGGGGAACGGGCGTTGCCGACTCCAGGAAAAGTTTGAGGTCGAAGCCTCTGAGGAGCGCCTCGTTCGCGTCCTTGGGAGGTCCGCCTCTCAAGTCTGGAAGATCCGTTTTCGCAGATTCTTCGGAACGCGCTGCTTCAggtgcgtcttcttctccggcgcTGTCGGGCGGCGAAGAGCGGCTTCCACGCAGAGTCTCCGTTTGCTTGTTTGTCGGGTGtcggctcttctcttcgctctctccgcaGTTCTCCCGccccgccttcgcctttcgcTTCGTTCGCGCGCACCCAGCTGACTCGTTGAGAGCGGAGTGctcaggcgagagaggacgcgcCCTCAGGAGCGAGTCGAAAACCAAGGAACTACGAACGAGGTGACATCTCCCGATTCCGAGTTTCGCCGCAAACAACTCCGCGCCTTCGCGGCCTGCTGCATCGTCGTCCATCCACTGCAAACATGAGAGCAGAAAGTCAGAGACGCATCGCCCAGTGAAGCAGCTCGTGGACAGCTCAGTCCGACGGTGCTCATCTTTTCGCGGTCTGCGCAGGCCCCCCTGAGTCTCTTCAGTGCAGCAAGTCACCCAGGCAtcctgctgcgtctccgtaTCCAATTTCTCCACTGAGGCGCCCATCGCCTGAgttttctcgactctctcgcACAGTCCAGTCGACCGGACGGAGGCCCTGTCCCCGCCTTCTGCTCACCAAAATGATTTTCTTGAAACGCtccagaaaagggagaaccTGCACAGGCAAGGAATGCGCGCCCATTGGAACGGAGACCGCAGGAACTTTCGTTTGCTGGAAGACACTCATCGCGTCGAATTCGCCTTCCGTGAGCACCAGCGTGTCTGCGTCGGCTGGAACTGTTGCCGCGCCGAAGAGTCCCCACTGGCCGCCAGCCGGAAGCAGCCGCATACAGCTTTTCTCTGAAATGCTCCTCGCCTTCACGCGGACGACTGGCAACGTCGCGGCAGACGAAGCGTCCTTTCTCGAGTGAGCACAGTCTTCATCGGAAGCCTCGCCCGGCTGCGAGACACCCTTCGAGCGTCGCAGACGCTGGCCAGCCGAGAGCGGCCGCCCACAAGACGCCTGGCTGtcgaaggaagcagcgagttctctgtcttcacaGGGAATGTCAGGTGCCTCAGAAGACGAGTGCCAAGGAAACGTCACGCAGTTGTGTCGCTCCCATCTGAGGAAACAACAGGCGCCAGCGAGGAACGCCGGGAAACACAGAGGGGGGAGAGCAGCTGGAAAGgcggagaggaggagcagaggTGACCCTGAAGCTCCAGCAGGCATGTGACTTGCAGAGGAGACcggaacgcgagagcgaaCTGTCGATGGACAAACATATCTTGGGCGAATGCGTACTAACGCTTCTTTGTCGACCGAACGCGGGAAGTCCATGTTCGGCATTCTAAACATGACACAGAAAACACGAAGAACCATGGTTTCGCGAAACTCACTTGGGAGGCGGCCCATTGGCTGTCGCGTCAAGAGGGGGGAAATACAAAGTGACACAGCCGACTCCATAAGTTCTcagctgaagagagaaagaggacaaCAAAACGCACAGCAAGGGGGTAGGTGCCATTGCAAACGCAAGGTAACCACGCGTAAAAAAGAGTGAGAAGAACGGAGTTGCTGCGCAAGTTTTATCACCTCAGGACCCCAAGGGATCACCTTCCGTCGGTTGCATTTGCCGAATAGCAAGGGAAACTCTGAGCTCAGTGACCAGGCACGAAGAGTTGCGTCAGATGACTGAAGTTTTCGAACGACGAGATGCAGTAGAAATGTCGCAAAGGAAGTGAGCACTGACGAtcaggggaagaggaaaacgaaatcGTAGAGCAGGAGGTGAAAAGGTGATAGCCACCTCAAAAAACGGTGTCTTGAAAGTTTCCTCAAATTGCCACAAAAACAGATCTGCCAAGATGTTTCTCGACCTCAAACGTCTGTTTCACAGATCGTATGGAcgtctgtcgctgtctcctgcctctgACACACAGGAATGAGCACAAGGGAGATCGTGATGCAAGTCATGTCTTCTTGAATCGCACAGTCCGTTCAGGTAGAAACGTCAAGAAATGAAGCCGTACCGTTTCGAGCGTcatgcctctcttctctgtgagGTAGTGTAGGACGCTTGTGGCGcatccgtctctctcgtcgtctttcttttgGCATGTCTCTTCTTTATCCGCAGATCCACTGCCGCCGCACTTGTCTGTCGCATTccccgtctttcttctgccttgtgccttcttcttcaccccCGCCTGCGTTCTGTCGGTTTCTGCGTCTTGGTGAGCAGCTGCTCTCTCGAGGTTCTCCGCAAACGCCTCAAACCGAGGAGTGTATCGGTCGCCGTCAGGCTGGGTCTGTCGAGTTGCAGAAAAGGAGGCTCCGCGGCTGGCAGCGAACGACTCCGGCGATCCGTCGAACCCCCAAGAACTCGCATCGGCAAACTCGCCTTGGCCCAAAGATCCGAGAACGCCGCTGCGAGGGGCGCCCCCCACTCCGTTGAGGCCCCCACGGACTCCCGCCCAGGGCcctggggtgtacgtacacccgagagaTCCGTCGCCGGCGGCGTGTAGGGCGGCGAAAATGTCTTGCGGTTTTAAGTCTCCGAGCTTCGTTTTCAAGTCGAAGAAAGAGCCCTTCCACCCGCAGCGGTGGCAGTAGCAGTTGCCACTGTTTTTGAAGACTTCTAGCTTGAACAGGTTGTCGCGACGGTGTTTGTGGTCCGGGCAGGTCGGACAGAACTTGAGCGTGAACTTGGACGGGTGTTCGATGAACTCGAGGCGTTTCCGCAGCAAATACTCGCTGACCGAAGCTGCGTTGTGAATGGTTGAGTGTGCAGAAACGAAGGTCGACGGCGGCGAGTTCACAGCTGCGACACCAGTGGAAGACCGAGAAAACTCCTGTCGTGCGCGGCTGTGCGGAGCAGAGCCGCAAACGCACGGAGGCGAGGCGCTAGGCGTCCGACCGCTTAGACCGGACTgcacagacgagagagacggcgagtcgaggaaggaagaggagaacggagagcagagcggaagaggaggaagcggaggaagagggggatgagagggaagagggggaagagagggaagagggggaagagaggagagaggagagcgaaagaacaAAGCTGCATGCAATTGGTCGCGCGGGGGTTTTGCCCTTgacgaaaggagaggagcgCCGACACTCCCATGTCTTCCCGGTTTCAGAGACTGAGGCTGTGCGTCTGAGAGGGggccaggagagaaaggcgcggaAAAGCGGAtggcggaagaagagcaaagaagaggacgTTTGgtgtctgcagctgcagacagaggaaggacaGAACTCTGTGAAGAGTTAAGGAAAAACAGCACGGACGAACCGGAGGCGGAAgtcgagaagggaggaggagcagctctcctgtctccttcctgctcgtcatttcgtttctctcggagTTTCGCGTCCGCAACAGGAtgtgtttttcgttttctccgagAGTGAGGAGAAGCCTTTCCACTGAAAGACTCGAGAACGGACGGAAAACTTTTCGACAACGAAACGCGGCCAGAAAGCTCCGTGTTTCTCCTTGGGGGTGGGGACCCACGCACAGCCACAGCGGGAAGGAGACGTTTGCAGAGAGGATCTCTCCGGGGATGGGCGTCGCGTTTAGCCGAGGAAtccgacgagagagaagagggcagGTTAAACGCAGAAACTGCAGCTTCAGTGAGGATGccagggagaggaaaacaactgagacgagaaggaaaagacgacgAGCTGTCTGCAGACGAAGTTCTCACTGAAGCCGGAGGCGGGTGCGGCGGAGGCCGCGGAGAAAGCTGAAAATCTGGAAGGACGAGTCCAGACACACCATGGAAAatcggggaagaagacgagagaacgaaagaaaaaacaacgaagaaaaccgcagggaaaaagaagaaagaacgaacaTCCAGAAGATATATCCGAGGGGTGTGAGGGCGACGGAACTTTTCCCCTGTCTCgccagaggagaaagaactgTCACCATccatttctccacacttcttCCGGTACTCAACCGGACGCATTTTACATTATTCTACATTCAAAATCATGTTTCCTACACGCCTTAGCAcacatataatatatacatatacatatatatacatatatacatatatatatatatgcgaaTGCACATTTACTGTGGAGGAGTTTTGGAAGTTTTTTCGGTCTCGGGTTGAAGCAGGAACAAGGAGAGGCATTGGGGGGCCTAAGAAAGTGGCAAGACCGCGGGGATACACGGCCGTGTGTGTCGCCGGTGTCTCCCGGGAAAGGACGGCATTCCTCCTAAAAGAAAAACGGTTCAGGCGAAATTGTTTCAAAGGCGACTGCAGTGCAGAGTGTGGGCAGTTTGCCAGGAAGAACTTTGAACTTCACCTCAAAATGAGAAGTCACGCGCACAAGCACATGGCGCCGCGTCTCGGGACAAGGGCGTGATCTCGGTTCCGTTGAGTTCGTTGACAGAAATGACAACGGCGTTCCTTGGTGCAGGCACAGACAGCCGAACAGATGACAAACTGGAAAGCGAAAAGGTGGGAAATCGAGATGACCGAGGTCGAGTCAAGGGGCTTTTCCGGTCAAGCTGGGGGGTTTGAGACGGAAAGTTGCGTGGAGGCCGCGG
This genomic interval from Toxoplasma gondii ME49 chromosome VIIb, whole genome shotgun sequence contains the following:
- a CDS encoding helicase, putative (encoded by transcript TGME49_261850~Predicted trans-membrane domain (TMHMM2.0):43-66), producing the protein MRPVEYRKKCGEMDGDSSFSSGETGEKFRRPHTPRIYLLDVRSFFFFPAVFFVVFSFVLSSSSPIFHGVSGLVLPDFQLSPRPPPHPPPASVRTSSADSSSSFPSRLSCFPLPGILTEAAVSAFNLPSSLSSDSSAKRDAHPRRDPLCKRLLPAVAVRGSPPPRRNTELSGRVSLSKSFPSVLESFSGKASPHSRRKRKTHPVADAKLREKRNDEQEGDRRAAPPPFSTSASGSSVLFFLNSSQSSVLPLSAAADTKRPLLCSSSAIRFSAPFSPGPLSDAQPQSLKPGRHGSVGAPLLSSRAKPPRDQLHAALFFRSPLSSLPPLPSLPPLPSHPPLPPLPPLPLCSPFSSSFLDSPSLSSVQSGLSGRTPSASPPCVCGSAPHSRARQEFSRSSTGVAAVNSPPSTFVSAHSTIHNAASVSEYLLRKRLEFIEHPSKFTLKFCPTCPDHKHRRDNLFKLEVFKNSGNCYCHRCGWKGSFFDLKTKLGDLKPQDIFAALHAAGDGSLGCTYTPGPWAGVRGGLNGVGGAPRSGVLGSLGQGEFADASSWGFDGSPESFAASRGASFSATRQTQPDGDRYTPRFEAFAENLERAAAHQDAETDRTQAGVKKKAQGRRKTGNATDKCGGSGSADKEETCQKKDDERDGCATSVLHYLTEKRGMTLETLRTYGVGCVTLYFPPLDATANGPPPKWERHNCVTFPWHSSSEAPDIPCEDRELAASFDSQASCGRPLSAGQRLRRSKGVSQPGEASDEDCAHSRKDASSAATLPVVRVKARSISEKSCMRLLPAGGQWGLFGAATVPADADTLVLTEGEFDAMSVFQQTKVPAVSVPMGAHSLPVQVLPFLERFKKIILWMDDDAAGREGAELFAAKLGIGRCHLVRSSLVFDSLLRARPLSPEHSALNESAGCARTKRKAKAGRENCGESEEKSRHPTNKQTETLRGSRSSPPDSAGEEDAPEAARSEESAKTDLPDLRGGPPKDANEALLRGFDLKLFLESATPVPHAQILTFRDLRNSVFDEVMNPGRVRGVPSVTLPAFTRLLGGLRRGELSVWTGGTGMGKTTILSQLSIDFCLQGVPTLWGSFEVNNVRLMKTMLRQFSGGEIDGDRARFDFFADKFAHLPLYFLKFHGSTHVDEVLDAMDYACYVLDVGHVVLDNLQFMLSGQARGHEVWDMQNSAIEKFRRFATVKNVHISIVVHPRKEDDDAPLGLSSVFGSVKSTQEADNVIILQRRRRTAAQAGSASSRTSRRGGGGLESSGVPPAGEGAHVTNYLELRKNRFSGELGNVPYVFNRNSLTIRELSPSHVDLEAEAALRASLHPPAVEKTISRNRKTFLDSGDASLHAEAAAGFSTLSEKLSNASDSISSGPVMAHAFDQLQRQRPEVSNATTLASVPISDRRGGVSGRSFSGGSSAFQVTSRHSAPPLSSTLLHPPSLSTEHLSSLTPKTSQAPANALHASPSTASVSAPSPSSPNLVHVPASSPSLPEGQSSPQQPFSSPQQPSWSLELAAETSVRHTLNNAASSPSASLSSPSSATSGDRPAACVRPHSSFVLSPDSPMPLLRELAHALPLTEPVKMSGASRTKAAVFEDLRRILERHPSMKRIAAAVVADFERKKKDEVRKRAAKKNERAGRGGTGATASTDTGDSGSGAFHGEEERRSSGGETRFSDRGDLSRAFEDCPERGLNLAQETEEVPAVKFVPLEHVLTPAPELKRQDDGEVAGNDREGTFLHEEPHVHSDACRLMVAQPLEPPADYIRSDFILVDSACKMKQLAPFLYRLLENVHPDDARYSAERLQDARMHRSREERTGSADCASRGDAECGARAGSGFPSSSEGREGSTAAQTGGEAARRQDESGGAAGDDDGSDEREVRLSMGVDVETTGLDPFSARIRLLQLALPDFPALLFDLFALPVSSPALRPVRLLLASPRIRKVFHNGQFDLCFLAAAGLADRDAKRQEVFTEAQDAPESQSRPHFPTAVSADSRLKNAEKQGPADAAPARGDGVDAPGVSPPERAGEARREQETVPGSEAGSDQPTAHAGPLLDAAVLGARPAEVGDLQSDGGVFVSGPLFDTLIAAKVVEAGVMRTGFKLLQVVERFLGVLMDKRMQASDWSSPHLSQEQLLYAARDAAVLLPLQQRLQQKLEAFDLQEVMDVEMRCLRPVVAMELNGMQIDHARWKELEAHLRREEEKARQRLAAELHVDENTVNFNSQKQMLDALRAIGIPAPPPDRPESRTRGSRFSFSELPLGFDKNAAEVEDQLLKDTSDGTLARLSQFPAVQALRDYRKAAKAITTFVDKLPEHINSVTGKIHCSLHQCGAGSGRFSCDSPNLQQIPRERRFRACFVPSKTVAGRPGKFIIADFSQIELRIAADLACDERMIEAYRKGEDLHRLTASLILNKPPSLLSKADRQLAKAVNFGLIYGMSADRFRGYASSAYGVEMSLQEARDFHAKYFSSYPGITRWHRRQKAEQPRETRTRAGRRALFEYFAFTKSLNYPIQGTSADITKESLVQLQHKLAPLGGRLVMCVHDEIIAEVPEEKAEEGLRVLIDTMEAAGNKYLRFVPCVAEGAIADSWADKP